The Oncorhynchus gorbuscha isolate QuinsamMale2020 ecotype Even-year unplaced genomic scaffold, OgorEven_v1.0 Un_scaffold_16826, whole genome shotgun sequence genomic interval tttgCGCAATACTTAGTTGTCCAGAAATGCTTAATATAAtatttaaacaaatccaaacttaCGAATATAAAACACTGACATTGTAGCTCATAATTAACCCGGTCACCTCACCACCCCACCTCAGCTgggtactatatacagtacagaagATGAACTGATCCACTCACCTTTGATCTGCGTGTGACCCCTCAGGCCCTTCCTGAACACCAACAGCACTGTGTCATTCCTGCTGACCACCGACGTGGACGTTGGGGAGCTGCTGATGGTCAAGCTGCGCTGGGAGAAAGATGCCTATTTCAGCTGGTCTGACATTTGGGGCAACAAAAACTTCCACATCCGCAAAATACGTGTCAAGGCAGGGGAGACTCAATCCAGGTAAGTTATGATAGTAATGATGAGCTGTATATCTATATGTAGAAGGGGTATTCAAATTCACAGACCTTAAGGTCAGCAGCATTGCTGGTTTCGCCAATTAATTGCATGAATTAAACCCCAGTACTGTGGACAGTATTTGAATACCTTTGACACAGCACATCGCCTTTCACATTGCCAGTCTTTGGGGTTATAATGCTAAGGGCGTCAAGAAGGCTTTATTGATAGTCTTGACTGTCTGACTCCAGGGTGATCTTCAGCGCTAAAGATGGAGAGTATGCCTACCTCATCAGAGGAAAAGACGACGTAGTCTTTGTCAAATCAAAAGAGGACAACATGAGCCGGAAGAGAAAACGTAAGAAAACTTTGTGAAACTTTGGTCATTTGAATATAGAAAAATCAATCATAACCAAAGATGGGATTCAAAACGTATTTCTTCATGTTCTTCTTTTGATTTGGATTTATCTTCAGGATGCACAGACTCAAGATGCAGGAAGCCACTTCAAGAATAAAATTGCATGAAGCAACACTTGAGTAGAGTGCACACTGAACCACACAGCCAAAGCTGGATGGAGCCTGGGAGAATACACTGGAGAGCAGATAGGGGATGTTAGTCTCTGACCTGTGCTGTATGTTCTGCCTCCCAACCTGTGTCATCTCATCTCCACCCGCAATCACTTCATCCCACTGTGCTGGGTGTCGGCTTACATGCTTTTTCTTCTATTAACCGTCATCATGGAGAGTGTTACAATTGCTTTTTTTTGATGATTTTGACTTGGTCTTACGTTGCTACATTATCTTTTTAATCCTTTCATCTCAACTGTGTTTATGTATACCTACTAAATGAAATAAATTAACATCTAACGCCATACTAGGTAGTTCCGATTCAAAGAGATTGACATAGCTTCCACTTATTTTTTGCCACATTCAGTGTGCACACTATAATAATCATGTCACTAAATGTCATGCCTAAACCACTAATTGCCGCCATCACAGGGACCAAAGATGGTGACATTGTTCACTGAATTGAATATTGCAGTGACCCGTGTAAATAGCTTTTCAAtcactattatatatatatatatatatatatatatatatatatatatatatatgcattatCATTGTAGATGAATTCCCTGCTTGTTCTTTGTGCATTTGGTTATTGTGTTTggcactggtcactttaagggcGTTAGTCCAGTCAATTCGATCATTCATCAACTTGTTGAAATGGATTATGTTCAGATCATTCTTTAATTGGCCACTGGACTTCTGAAGAATAGAGGTCACAAGGAGTAGTTAGTATGGCTTTAGTACTTCTATTACTTCCTTTTATAGGTCAAAAATCACATAGAAACACTTACCTTAAACCTCTTGGTCAAGCATGCCCTCTAAAACATTCCATTTTCTTTAAAAAGATCAAACAAAATGCGACACTAAATGTATAACATATATGTGAGACTTTGCCAACATGGGTGGGTAAGCCCTACATAATAACCATAAACATCCCAAGAATGTTTAATATTCTATTTATTGAATGTAcctgtatatatttgtatatttaaGCTGTAATATATTTGGGCAGATTTCCATGGATGTCGCTGTTTTTCTAGATGAAGCGGTGTGATTTTATGTGAGTGGCTTTGGACAGACTGATCAAATTGGTCTCCATGCCGGCTGATGAAGCGCATTTATTTTCTGAACTGAAATGCAGTGTGCTCTATGAAGACAGAATGTGATACTTTAATAAAGTGAAAACATTATATATTTTGGTATTCTTGGATTTTTTACTACCCTGAACTACATATTGTGTTCTTGAATTCCTTAGATATTATTCTAACCCTAGAACAGGTATTCACAAACCAGGGGCGCTGCACAGTGCCGTCAGGGTATTCTACTATTTTATTTAACTGTTTTAATTcatttttgtaaaaaataaaaataatcttcACTTTTTGAAAGAGTCCATTTATATTACATTTGGgagttttttctctctcacctgagtagcctcgtttcactgccaaaaatctaatgaaaccatctagtgttcagcaaattaacaacacaatgtcaaatacaggtagtctagtcaaataattaacacccaatcacattaaccattactctctcacgggaattccactaacggtccgtatgtagccaaatgtagctgctgctcatgtttgtatctgtactgatggcacaaaagccatgacagggagacacagTG includes:
- the LOC124030833 gene encoding lipoprotein lipase-like, with the protein product MKVSVILSTVFHYQVKVHFFSSEKLAYTEQPMKISLYGTHDEKTDIPYTMPFLNTNSTVSFLLTTDVDVGELLMVKLRWEKDAYFSWSDIWGNKNFHIRKIRVKAGETQSRVIFSAKDGEYAYLIRGKDDVVFVKSKEDNMSRKRK